DNA from Shumkonia mesophila:
GCCGTACTGCCGCCGGTAGGCCTGGCACAGGCGGACTCCGGCGATCTTGGCCAGGGCGTACCACTGGTTGGTCGGCTCGAGCGGGCCGGTGAGCAGCGCCTCTTCGGCCATCGGCTGCGGCGCCAGGCGCGGATAGATGCAGGACGACCCCAGGAAGACCAGCTTGGCGACGCCGGCACGATAGCTGCCGTGGATGACGTTCGTGGCAATCGCCAGGTTGTCGTAAATGAAGTCGCCCGGCCGCGTATCGTTGGCCAGGATGCCACCCACCTTGGCGGCCGCCATGAACACGACATCGGGCTTCGCGGCCGCGATCCACTCCTCGGTTTCCTTCTGCCGGCGCAGGTCGACCTGGCCGGATGGCGAGACAAGGATTTCGCAGTCCTCAGTCGCCAGCCGCCGCACCAATGCCGAGCCCACCATTCCCCGGTGTCCCGCTACCCACACCCGTTTGCCATGCAGTTCGAAGATCGGACCAGGCATCGACACCACTCCGGTTGGCTGTTTGCATCAACATCGATCGGTCGGCCGCGACCATTTCGGCGACCAGATCGGGGAAACGGGTCTTGTGCTGCCAGCCGAGGCGGGCATGCGCCTTGCGGGCGTCGCCCAACAGCCGGTCGACCTCGGTCGGGCGGAAATAGCGGGGGTCCACCGTCACCAGGACCTTGCCGGTTTGCGTGCACAGGCCCTTCTCTTCGACACCCCGGCCCTGCCATTCGATCTGCCGGTCGACGCATCCGAAAGCAAGCTCGACGAATTCGCGCACGGTGTGGCTTTCGCCGGTGGCCAGCACATAGTCGTCCGGCTTGTCCTGCTGAAGGACCCGCCACATGCCCTCGACGTAGTCGCGCGCATGGCCCCAGTCCCGCTCGGCATCGAGGTTGCCGAGGTGGAGCTGCTGCTGCAGCCCGAGATCGATGGCGGCCACCGCGCGGGTGATCTTGCGCGTCACGAAGGTCTCGCCGCGCAGCGGGCTTTCGTGGTTGAACAGGATGCCGTTTGAGGCGTGGAATCCGTAGGCCTCGCGGTAGTTGACGGTGATCCAGTATCCGTAGAGCTTGGCCACCGCATAGGGGCTGCGCGGCTGGAACGGCGTTACCTCGCTTTGCGGCGCCGGCGAATTGCCGAACAGTTCCGAGGTAGACGCCTGATAGAACCGGGTGCGTTCGCCCATCCCCAGGATGCGGATCGTCTCCAGCAGGCGGAGCGGGCCCAGGGCATCGGCGTTGCCGGTGTACTCGGGGGTCTCGAAGCTGACCTGCACGTGGCTCTGGGCGGCCAGGTTGTAGATTTCGGTGGGCTGGACCTGCTGGACCAGCCGCACCAGGTTGGTGGCGTCCGTCATGTCGCCGTAATGCATGGTGAACCGGGCGCCGCGTTCGTGCGGGTCCTGGTAGATGTGATCGACCCGCCCGGTATTGAACGACGACGAGCGGCGCTTGACGCCGTGCACCTCATAGCCTTTGCCGAGCAGCAACTCGGCGAGGTAGGCCCCATCCTGGCCGGTGACGCCGGTAATCAATGCGACCTTCTTGGACATCGATCCGCCTTTCTCTTGTTAAACCACCGACTGAACAACCGGCCATGGAATCGCCAAGCCGACGACGGCAACGGCGCGCCAACACGGCACCGCCGACCCTTCGATCCAACACGCCGCCGCCGTCACCCGCCAGTGAACACTCTGTGACCCGGGAAACTGCGGCTTGCGCGAAGCCGCCTGGACGGGAAAATGGGATGGATGCGCCTGATCGCCCTTCTCGCCCTGATCCTTATCGCCAGCGCCTGTTCGACGACGCGCGATACCCAGCCGGCCCGGGCCGCGACCGAACAGTTGCTGCTGTCTTCCGCCGTCGACCGGGCGGCGCGGCAGCTTGTCTTGAAAATTCCCGGCGACAATAAGGTCTTCGTCGATGCCCAGTACGTCGAGGGCTACGACAGCAAGTACGCCATCGGCACCATCCGGGATGCCCTGTTGAAACAGGGCATCCGCCTGGTCGGCGCGCGGCCGGAAGCGGACACCATCGTCGAGGCGCGGGTCGGCGCGTTGTCGATCGACGAGCGCCGGAAACTGATCGGGATTCCCGACACCGAGCTGCCGGTTCCGTTGGCGGGGCAGCTGAAGACGCCGGAAATCGCCCTGTTCAAGAAGCACGAATGGAAGGGCGTGGCCAAGCTGGCGGTGACCGCCTACGACGCCAAAAGCGGCGTTCTCGTCGATTCCAGCGGCCCGCGATACGGTGCCTCCGACAAGACGGACTGGGTCGTCCTGCTGTTCATCGGGTGGACGACCGACGACCTGAGACCGGAAGAGGACGAGCCGGAGCAGGAAGAGGAACGGGACACGTGGTGGAAGCCTTAAGGCGCGGCGTCCCCTACTCCGCCGCGGGAACCTTCGCGTGCTCGGCCATCAGGGCGCGGGCCTTGGCCAGGATGTCGGCGGGAAACGGGCAGGACTTGCGCCTGACGGTGTCCATGTGCACGGCGGTGACCTCGGCGGTGGCGGCCAGTTGGCCGCTCTGGTCGGCGGTCATCTCGTGGAGATAGCGGATCACCTTGTCTCTCACCTCGAGGATGCGCGAACGCACGGTGAGGGTGTCGCCCGACAGCAGTTCGCGCTTGTAGCGGATGTCGTAGCGCACGGCGCCGACGCCGACGTTGTTTTCCCGCATGTGACGCACCGTGAAGCCGATGGCCGCGAAGAAGGGCCAGGTCGCCTGGTCGAACTTGGCGGTATAGAAGGTGACGTTCATGTGGCCCATGTAGTCGCACTCCCACGGCATGACGGCGCCGCGGTGGGTGATCGGCAGGTCGTCCATCGGCTTTTTCCTTTCCTCCCAGGGGAAGCCGCTTCTTATAGCAGAAGCCAGCGCCCAGTCCGAGGAGGGCGAAAAGCCGGCGACGGCAAAAAAAGGTGCGCGGCTTTGGTGGCCTTGTCCCGGCAACCGATTGAACGAACGTCGCGATGTATGATACTCAAGAATCTGCACGTTGAAGGCATTCGAAAAAGCGATTTGATGTCCAAGAAGCTTGCCGTCGCCATCGGAATGGTCCTGCCCTTGTTGGCGGCGGCCTGTTCGCTGGAGCCTCCGACACGCGCGCCGGAACCGGATTACGCCCTCGCGCAGGATTGGGTCAGCCTGCCCAAGGCTCCGCAGAAGGCGGTGGACGTGTTTTGGGTCTACCCCACCGTTTACCAGGGAAAACCGGTCGTCGCCGCCATCGACTCCGCCCAGATGCGCCAAGGTGCCGAGTTTACCCTGCTCGTCCAGGCCAGCGTGTTCGAGGACAGCGCCAACATCTTCGCCCCCCTCTACCGCCAAACCAACCTTTCGGTGGTGTCGATGGATCGGGCCACCCGGGAGCGCTACTTCAGCGTGGGCCGGGAAGACGTGGAGAAGGCCTTCGCGTATTACCTGAAAAATCTTAACCACGGCCGCCCCTTCATCCTGGCCGGGCACAGCCAGGGGGCCGAGGTCCTGACCGAAATCGTCCGCAAAAACCTGGACAGGCCCGAGCTGCGGGGCAAGATGGTGGCCGCCTATATCATCGGCTGGCCGATCACCCGGCAGGATCTGAAGGATTATCCCTTCCTGGATATCTGCCGCTCTGCCAGCCAGACCGGCTGCATCGTCACCTACAACTCCGTCGCCGCCGGACATCAGGCCGAGGCCCCCACCATCCTGCCCGGCGCGGTGTCGGTGAATCCCCTATCCTGGAGCGCCGACGACGGGCTGGCTCCGGCTTCCGAGAATTTGGGTTCGGTGATCTTCGACGAGAAGGGTGGACAACAAACCTTCGCCCACTTCACATCGGCCCGCAACCAGGACGGCGGGCTGGTGGTGGCGCCCGCGGACCCCCGCATGCTCCCAGTCCTGCCGTTTGGCCCCGGGGTCTATCACGTATACGACTATAACCTGTTCTACATGAACCTGAAGGCCAACGCCGCCCAGCGGATCAAGGCCTTCCTGGCCGGCGGCCCACCAGGGAAATAGGCCGGGGCGCGTATCGGTGGAGTGGAGGCGCTGCCCCTACAGCAGCAGCAAGGTCCCCAGTCCGAGAAACACGAAGAAGCCGATGACGTCGGTCAATGTGGTCAGCGGCACACTGGAGCCGATGGCGGGATCGATGTCGAAGCGTTCCAGCAGCACCGGGATGGCCGAGCCGGCCAGCCCGGCGACCACCAGATTGGCGACCATCGCCATGCCGATGACCAGGCCCAGTGCCGGGTTGCCGAACCACAGCCAGGCGATGAAGCCGGTGAGCGCGGCGAAGATAATGCCGTTGAAGACACCGACCAGCATTTCCTTGCCGATGACCCGAAGCGCGTTGGTGGCGGTCAGCTCCTTGGTGGCGAGCGCGCGCACCGCCACGGTCAGGGTCTGGGTGCCGGCATTGCCGCCCATCGAAGCGACGATCGGCATCAGCACGGCCAGCGCCACCATCTCCTGGAGCGTCGCCTGGAAAAGGCCGATGACGGACGCCGCCAGAAAGGCCGTGCCGAGGTTGATCAGAAGCCAGGTGAAGCGCGAACGGGCGGTGTCGACGGCGGCCGAATACAGGTCGCCCTCGGCAACGCCGCCCATGCGCATGAGGTCTTCCTCGTGCTCTTCGTGAATGACGTCGACCACGTCATCGATGGTGATGCTGCCGACCAGCCTGCCGCCATCGTCGATCACCGGCGCCGATACGAGGTCGCGCTGGCGAAACAGGAAGGCGACCTCCTCGCGGTCCATGGTCGCCGGGATCAGGTGCATCTCCTCGTTCATGATGTCGGAGACGGCAACCGGCCGGCGGCTGCGCATCAGGCGCGACAGTCCGATGATGCCGACCGGCCGGCGCGCCGGATCGACCACGAAGATGTCGTAGAACACCTCGGGCAGGATGTCGGCGTGCGCCCCGTCGTCGGCCGCCTCGCGCATGAAGTCGATGGCCTCGCCCACCGTCCAATAGGTGGGCACCGTCACCACCTCGCGCTGCATCATGCGCCCGGCGCTGTCCTCGGGGAAGGCCAGGGCCTCCTCGATGAGCGCACGGTCGCCGACGGGAATGGCGTCGAGCACCTGCTGCTGTTCTTCGGGTTCCAGTTCCTCGATGACCTGCACGGCGTCGTCGAGGTCCATCTCGGCAACCGCCGCGGCGGTTTCGGCGACGCCCAGCTCGTCGATGATGTCGTCGCGCACGGCGTCGTCGAGCTCGGCCAGGATGTCGGGGTGGAAGTCCTCGCGCAGGACCTCGATGAGGGCGCGCCGGCCATCGGTATCGAGACGTTCCAGGATGTCGGCGACGTCGGCGTCGTGCAGCGGCTCGATGAGGTCGCGGGCGCGCTCGGCGTCGCCCTCGTCCAGCGCCTCGACGATGTCCTGCTCGACGGCCGGGGTCAGCCCGATGGCGGCGTCCTCGGCCTCTTCCGCCGTCCTTTGCGACTCGGTTTCCGGATCGGCCATCGTCCGAGCCTCCCTTCCCGCCCCGCACGCGGGGCGTCGCCATCGGATGCGAGCGGGCAGCGGTTCGCAGGGCCTGCCCCTACAAAACAAGGCCCGTCTGGGTTCAGCGGGCCTTGTCAGTTAAGCAATGGATGGTGCGGTCGAGAAGACTCGAACTTCCACGGGGTCTCCCCCACAGCGACCTCAACGCTGCGCGTCTACCAGTTCCGCCACGACCGCGAAATCCCTTGCGGCACACCACCGGGTGCCGCCATATAGGCGCGGGAATACCAAATCCTTTCGCATCAATCAAGCGCCGTGGCATGGCCTTCGGCGTTTTGACCGACGGCAAGGAAATCATGGACGACGCGACTCTCGACTGGCGCACCGACGGCGCTCCCGTTTCCTATCCCGAAGCGGTGGCCTTCATGGAGGAGCGCGTCGAGACCATCCGCGCCGGTCTGGCGCCCGAAACGGTATGGCTTCTGGAGCACCCGCCGCTCTATACCGCCGGCACCAGCGCCGATGCCGCCGACCTCATCGATGCCCACCGTTTCCCGGTCTACGCCAGCGGGCGGGGCGGCCAGTACACCTACCACGGCCCCGGCCAGCGGGTGGGCTATGTGATGCTCGATTTGAACCGGCGTGGCCGCGACGTGCGCGTCTATGTGCGCAATCTCGAGGAATGGCTGATCCGCACGCTGGGCCGCTTCGGCATCACCGGCGAGCGGCGCGAGGGGCGGGTCGGCATCTGGGTGGCGCATAACGGCACCGAGGAGAAGATCGCCGCCATCGGCGTGCGCATCCGCCGCTGGGTGACCTTCCACGGCGTGGCGCTGAACGTGGCGCCCGATTTGTCGCATTTTACCGGCATCGTGCCCTGCGGCATCTCGACCTATGGCGTCACCTCGCTAAAGGCCCTCGGCATCGAGGTCTCGATGGCCGAGATCGACGCCGCGCTGAAAGCCGCCTTCAACGAGGTGTTTGCCGCCACCCCGCCGATCCTGTAGGAATCGGCAGGCAAAAAGCCCATCCCGGCGGCGCCGGAGGCACCAACACCAACAGGGGGAACCGACCCGTGCGTATCGTCGACATCCGCGAGAAGACCGGCACGCTGGCCACCACCATGCGCAACGCCTTCATCGACTTCAGCCAGATGACGGTGAGCCTGGTCGCCGTCGTCACCGATGTCATCAGGGACGGCCATCCGGTGGTCGGCTACGGCTTCAACGCCAACGGCCGCTATGCCCAGGGCGGCATCCTGCGCGAGCGGCTGATCCCGCGCATCCTGAAGGCCGATCCCAAGACGCTGCTCGACGCCGACGGCGCCAACATCGACCCCTTCAAGGTGTTCGCCGCCATGATGACCAACGAAAAGCCGGGCGGCCACGGCGACCGCGCGGTGGCGGTGGCGGCGCTCGACATGGCGGTGTGGGACGCGACGGCCAAGATCGCCGGGGTGCCCCTGTGGAAGCTGCTGGCCGAACGCTTCAACAAGGGCCAAGCCGACGACAAGGTGCTGGTCTATCCGGGCGGCGGCTATTACTACCCCGACGGCAACATGCAAAAGCTGAAAGACGAGATGCAGAGCTATCTCGACGACGGCTATACCGTGGTCAAGATGAAGATCGGCGCGGCCGATCTCGCCACCGATATTGCGCGCATCGAGGCGGTGATCGAGGTCGTTGGCGAGGGCAGCCGGCTGGCGGTCGACGCCAACGGCAAGTTCGATCTCGAAACCGCGCTGGCCTACGGCAAGGCCATGACCCCCTACGGGCTTTTCTGGTACGAGGAAGCGGGCGATCCGCTGGATTACGCCCTGCAGGCCAAGCTGGCCAAGCACTATTCCGGGCCGTTCGCGACCGGCGAGAACCTGTTCTCGCACCAGGACATCCGCAACCTGCTGCGCTATGGCGCGCTCGACCCCAAGAAGGACTGGATCATGCCCGACCCGGCGCTGGCCATGGGCCTGACCGAGGGCCTGCGCATCATCGAGGCGGCGGAAAAAGAAGGCTGGCCGCGCCGGCGCATCGTGCTGCACGGCGGCACCCAGTTGGCCCTTTCGATGGCGGCCGGCCTGCAACTGGGCGGCACCGAAACCTACCCTTTGATGTTCCAGCCCTACGGCGGCTTCGCCGACGGCGTGCCGGTGGATGCCGGCTACGTCGCCCTGCCCGACGCCCCGGGCCTCGGCATCGAGATGAAGGCCAAGCTTTTCGCGGTGATGAAGACGCTGGCCGACTGATCGGAAGAAGGAATCACCACAGAGGACACTGAGAACACCGAGGCGACACGGAGAAGAAGAATGAAAAAGTTGCGCGGGCTATGCCCGTGCGTTCGCCTTCCTCTGTGAACCTCGGTGTTCTCGGTGTTCTCAGTGGTTCACCTTAACAGTCTTCCCAAACGCAACCGGCGCCCTTGAGGGGGCGCCGGCAAGTGAGCTTGGGCGGGATGCTGTCAGGCCGCGGTTTTGCAGAAGTACCAGTCGGTGTACTCGTAGCCCTTCTTGGCCCTGGCTTCGGCGTCGGCCGCGGTGCGCGGCGGCGGCACGATGGCCATGTCGCCCGGCTTCCAGGATTCCGGGGTGGCGACGCCCTTGGCGTCCGAGGTCTGCAAGGCCGTGACCAGGCGCAGGAATTCGGCCACCGAGCGGCCGTTGGTCATCGGATAGTAGACCATGGCGCGCAGGATGCCTTCGGGGTCGATGACGAAGGTGGCGCGTACCGCCGAGGTGTCGCCGGCTTCCGGGTGGATCATGCCATAGGCCTTGGCCACCTTCATGGAAAGGTCGTCGATGACCGGGAACGGAATCTCGACGCCGAACTTTTCCTTGATGTTGCGGGTCCAGGCCAGGTGCGAGAACAGGCTGTCGATGGAAAGCCCCAGCAGGTCGCAGCCAATGGCCTGGAAATCCTTGTGGGCCTTGGCGAAGGCCATGAATTCGGTGGTGCAGACGGGCGTGAAGTCGGCCGGGTGCGAGAACAGGATCAGCCAGCGGCCCCTGTAGTCGCCCAGGCTCTTGGGTCCGTGGGTGGTGTTGGCGGTGAACTGGGGTGCCGGCTCGTTCAGCCGCGGCAAGCCATAAACCTGATTTTGCGAGTCCATCTCTGTCTTCTCCGAAAGGATCATTGTTTAGAACGCTTCCAATATACACTCGCATTCGGAAGACGCAAGATAATTTCCGTACTTTTTTTCCGGTCTCTTGCCGCCCCGCCACCCGCGCGCGCCCATTGACAGGTATCCCGCGCAGGCGCATCAACACGCCCACCCACGCCGCGAAGTCCGGCGTGTTTTGCGGATTTTCCCATGTCCTGCTGCGATCTTGCCGCCCATCGGCGCCTGGAATTCGGCCTTGCGCTGATGGCGGGGGGCGACCCGATGGCGGCCGTTTCGGTTTTCGAACAGGCCCTGGAACTGGCCCCCGAATGGCCGGAAGCGCGCTTCGCCCTGGCCGACGCCCTGCACGCCGCCGGGCGGCGCGACGATGCGGTGGCGGCCTATGCCGCCTATCTGGCCCGCGATGCCGCCGACGTCATGGGCGCAGCCATCCGCCTGGCCCTGTTGGGCGCCGCGCCGCAGCCCGAACAGTTGCCCCCGGCCTATGTGAAGACGCTGTTCGACCAGTACGCGCCGCGCTTCGAGGAGTCGCTGATCGGCCAATTGGCCTATCAGGCGCCCTTCCAGTTGCGCGCCGCGCTCGACGCCGTCGCCCCCGTCACCGCGCCCGAGGGCCGGGTGCTCGACCTCGGCTGCGGCACCGGCCTGGCCGGCGAGGCGCTGCGCCATCGCGCCGCCTGGCTCGAAGGGGTGGATCTGTCGCCCGCCATGGTCGAGCAGGCCCGGCGCAAGGGAATTTACGACCGCCTGGAGATCGGCGACGCCGTGGCGGCACTGATGGGGGCCAAGGATCGCTTCGACAGCGTCGTCGCCGCCGATGTGATGATCTACTTCGGCAACTTGGCACCTCTGCTGGCGGCGGTGCGCCGCGCCCTGGTGCCCGGCGGCTGCTTTGCCTTTTCCGCCCAGAAGGCGGCGGGCGACGGCTTCGTGCTGGGGGGCGATCACCGCTATTCCCATTCGGCCCCCTACCTGCGGGCCGCCGCCGAGGCTGCCGGTTTCGTCGTGGAACGGCTGGAGGAGGCGGTATCGCGCACCGAGGCGGGCACCGGCGTCCCCGGCTTCATCGTGGTCCTGCGCGACCGGCCCGAGCCCGCTGTCACGGCGGCCGGCGCCGTCGATTCCGCCAATATGTCCGCCACCGGCC
Protein-coding regions in this window:
- a CDS encoding class I SAM-dependent DNA methyltransferase, producing MSCCDLAAHRRLEFGLALMAGGDPMAAVSVFEQALELAPEWPEARFALADALHAAGRRDDAVAAYAAYLARDAADVMGAAIRLALLGAAPQPEQLPPAYVKTLFDQYAPRFEESLIGQLAYQAPFQLRAALDAVAPVTAPEGRVLDLGCGTGLAGEALRHRAAWLEGVDLSPAMVEQARRKGIYDRLEIGDAVAALMGAKDRFDSVVAADVMIYFGNLAPLLAAVRRALVPGGCFAFSAQKAAGDGFVLGGDHRYSHSAPYLRAAAEAAGFVVERLEEAVSRTEAGTGVPGFIVVLRDRPEPAVTAAGAVDSANMSATGLSGTPPARPH
- the mgtE gene encoding magnesium transporter; its protein translation is MADPETESQRTAEEAEDAAIGLTPAVEQDIVEALDEGDAERARDLIEPLHDADVADILERLDTDGRRALIEVLREDFHPDILAELDDAVRDDIIDELGVAETAAAVAEMDLDDAVQVIEELEPEEQQQVLDAIPVGDRALIEEALAFPEDSAGRMMQREVVTVPTYWTVGEAIDFMREAADDGAHADILPEVFYDIFVVDPARRPVGIIGLSRLMRSRRPVAVSDIMNEEMHLIPATMDREEVAFLFRQRDLVSAPVIDDGGRLVGSITIDDVVDVIHEEHEEDLMRMGGVAEGDLYSAAVDTARSRFTWLLINLGTAFLAASVIGLFQATLQEMVALAVLMPIVASMGGNAGTQTLTVAVRALATKELTATNALRVIGKEMLVGVFNGIIFAALTGFIAWLWFGNPALGLVIGMAMVANLVVAGLAGSAIPVLLERFDIDPAIGSSVPLTTLTDVIGFFVFLGLGTLLLL
- a CDS encoding DUF3089 domain-containing protein, coding for MSKKLAVAIGMVLPLLAAACSLEPPTRAPEPDYALAQDWVSLPKAPQKAVDVFWVYPTVYQGKPVVAAIDSAQMRQGAEFTLLVQASVFEDSANIFAPLYRQTNLSVVSMDRATRERYFSVGREDVEKAFAYYLKNLNHGRPFILAGHSQGAEVLTEIVRKNLDRPELRGKMVAAYIIGWPITRQDLKDYPFLDICRSASQTGCIVTYNSVAAGHQAEAPTILPGAVSVNPLSWSADDGLAPASENLGSVIFDEKGGQQTFAHFTSARNQDGGLVVAPADPRMLPVLPFGPGVYHVYDYNLFYMNLKANAAQRIKAFLAGGPPGK
- the gmd gene encoding GDP-mannose 4,6-dehydratase; protein product: MSKKVALITGVTGQDGAYLAELLLGKGYEVHGVKRRSSSFNTGRVDHIYQDPHERGARFTMHYGDMTDATNLVRLVQQVQPTEIYNLAAQSHVQVSFETPEYTGNADALGPLRLLETIRILGMGERTRFYQASTSELFGNSPAPQSEVTPFQPRSPYAVAKLYGYWITVNYREAYGFHASNGILFNHESPLRGETFVTRKITRAVAAIDLGLQQQLHLGNLDAERDWGHARDYVEGMWRVLQQDKPDDYVLATGESHTVREFVELAFGCVDRQIEWQGRGVEEKGLCTQTGKVLVTVDPRYFRPTEVDRLLGDARKAHARLGWQHKTRFPDLVAEMVAADRSMLMQTANRSGVDAWSDLRTAWQTGVGSGTPGNGGLGIGAAAGD
- a CDS encoding acyl-CoA thioesterase, which codes for MDDLPITHRGAVMPWECDYMGHMNVTFYTAKFDQATWPFFAAIGFTVRHMRENNVGVGAVRYDIRYKRELLSGDTLTVRSRILEVRDKVIRYLHEMTADQSGQLAATAEVTAVHMDTVRRKSCPFPADILAKARALMAEHAKVPAAE
- a CDS encoding peroxiredoxin gives rise to the protein MDSQNQVYGLPRLNEPAPQFTANTTHGPKSLGDYRGRWLILFSHPADFTPVCTTEFMAFAKAHKDFQAIGCDLLGLSIDSLFSHLAWTRNIKEKFGVEIPFPVIDDLSMKVAKAYGMIHPEAGDTSAVRATFVIDPEGILRAMVYYPMTNGRSVAEFLRLVTALQTSDAKGVATPESWKPGDMAIVPPPRTAADAEARAKKGYEYTDWYFCKTAA
- the lipB gene encoding lipoyl(octanoyl) transferase LipB, which encodes MDDATLDWRTDGAPVSYPEAVAFMEERVETIRAGLAPETVWLLEHPPLYTAGTSADAADLIDAHRFPVYASGRGGQYTYHGPGQRVGYVMLDLNRRGRDVRVYVRNLEEWLIRTLGRFGITGERREGRVGIWVAHNGTEEKIAAIGVRIRRWVTFHGVALNVAPDLSHFTGIVPCGISTYGVTSLKALGIEVSMAEIDAALKAAFNEVFAATPPIL
- a CDS encoding mandelate racemase/muconate lactonizing enzyme family protein; amino-acid sequence: MRIVDIREKTGTLATTMRNAFIDFSQMTVSLVAVVTDVIRDGHPVVGYGFNANGRYAQGGILRERLIPRILKADPKTLLDADGANIDPFKVFAAMMTNEKPGGHGDRAVAVAALDMAVWDATAKIAGVPLWKLLAERFNKGQADDKVLVYPGGGYYYPDGNMQKLKDEMQSYLDDGYTVVKMKIGAADLATDIARIEAVIEVVGEGSRLAVDANGKFDLETALAYGKAMTPYGLFWYEEAGDPLDYALQAKLAKHYSGPFATGENLFSHQDIRNLLRYGALDPKKDWIMPDPALAMGLTEGLRIIEAAEKEGWPRRRIVLHGGTQLALSMAAGLQLGGTETYPLMFQPYGGFADGVPVDAGYVALPDAPGLGIEMKAKLFAVMKTLAD
- a CDS encoding DUF6655 family protein, with product MRLIALLALILIASACSTTRDTQPARAATEQLLLSSAVDRAARQLVLKIPGDNKVFVDAQYVEGYDSKYAIGTIRDALLKQGIRLVGARPEADTIVEARVGALSIDERRKLIGIPDTELPVPLAGQLKTPEIALFKKHEWKGVAKLAVTAYDAKSGVLVDSSGPRYGASDKTDWVVLLFIGWTTDDLRPEEDEPEQEEERDTWWKP